A genomic segment from Antedon mediterranea chromosome 6, ecAntMedi1.1, whole genome shotgun sequence encodes:
- the LOC140051651 gene encoding uncharacterized protein: MDHVLLMKVTSIMCIVEAVQRKKKALNRLQKKRSVWVKPWIERRQLHHGAYYDLLKELEAEDIKRDKYFPHMDKSSFDDILEKITPLIKREDTHMRKAISPEERLALTLRFLTSGNTYQDMECLYRVPRSTLSKLIPETCKAIYDVLKEDYLKVPETEDDWLKVAEGFNEKWQFPNCIGALDGQIIQINPRPGWVSMYKNNFSIIQMALVDADYKFIYVDVGCRVDDGGVWHGCSLKKALDDGTINIPGPQCLPGREKPMPHVIVADKVFPLKETIMKPYPSRGISKEKEIFNYRLSRARRTAENAFGIQANRFRVFQQPFRAHPNNVRSMVLSTCVLHNYLLTKPSSRNIYTLNNLDIENIKTGIVTEGSWRRGPTPNGIAPLESQCGNRAGGPAKLVQNEFCDYFNGNGKVEWEWRVGLE; this comes from the exons ATGGATCATGTATTACTAATGAAAGTAACCAGTATTATGTGTATAGTAGAAGCTGTACAACGCAAGAAGAAAGCTTTAAACAGACTGCAAAAGAAACGTAGTGTTTGGGTAAAACCATGGATAGAACGCCGACAATTACACCATGGAGCATATTATGACCTTTTAAAAGAACTGGAGGCAGAGGATATAAAAAGAGACAAATATTTTCCACACATGGACAAATCATCATTCGAtgatattttggaaaaaataactCCCTTAATAAAAAGAGAGGACACACATATGAGAAAAGCAATTTCCCCAGAAGAGAGATTGGCTTTAACGCTTCGTTTTTTAACATCAG GAAACACATATCAAGATATGGAGTGTCTTTATAGAGTTCCACGGAGCACCTTGAGTAAATTGATTCCTGAAACATGCAAAGCCATTTATGATGTGCTGAAAGAGGATTACTTAAAG GTTCCTGAAACAGAAGACGATTGGCTAAAAGTAGCTGAAGGTTTTAATGAAAAATGGCAGTTTCCCAATTGTATTGGAGCACTAGACGgacaaattatacaaataaaccCACGGCCTGGATGGGTATCaatgtataaaaacaatttcagTATTATTCAAATGGCATTAGTTGATGCAGACTATAAATTCATATATGTTGATGTCGGCTGTAGAGTGGATGATGGTGGAGTATGGCATGGGTGTTCGTTGAAAAAAGCTCTTGATGACGGTACGATCAATATTCCAGGCCCACAATGCCTTCCTGGAAGGGAGAAACCAATGCCTCATGTAATAGTGGCTGATAAAGTTTTTCCTTTGAAAGAAACTATTATGAAACCTTATCCATCAAGAGGAATAAGTAAGGAAAAAGAAATCTTCAACTACCGTCTTTCAAGGGCAAGGAGGACAGCGGAGAATGCTTTTGGAATCCAGGCAAATCGATTCCGTGTATTTCAGCAACCATTTAGAGCACACCCTAATAACGTAAGGTCGATGGTTTTAAGTACGTGTGTACTTCACAATTATTTACTCACCAAGCCCAGTTCAAGAAATATATACACATTAAATAATCTCgatatagaaaatataaaaactggAATAGTGACTGAAGGAAGTTGGCGAAGAGGTCCTACCCCAAATGGAATAGCTCCATTAGAATCACAATGTGGTAACAGGGCTGGTGGTCCGGCTAAACTTGTACAAAATGAGTTTTGTGACTATTTTAATGGAAATGGTAAAGTTGAATGGGAGTGGAGAGTTGGACTAGAGTAA
- the LOC140051319 gene encoding uncharacterized protein, with the protein MAKLKLTTELIDCYRQEEVLWNIQMPEYKDKDKRKAALNKIALKFGVTATDIQTKINSFRTYYSREKAKVKASEQGTDGVYVSKWMYFEQLDTFLAATHFASQLSVSNLEPNVSIYITDEYADYFDYEDVGDDCDALQTSKDSTGTRKYPAAKHLTPKNNKKLKTINERTPHDDFMLAATEALRTATTSSSNKNETGADDEDLQQGKLFAMWLKKIKTPRLKRKAIQQMQEVIFRILDEDEEQQSNSQFNYSPHIYNHPPPKTNQPPPPINQPPPPINQPPPPINQPLPIISHHQINHHQ; encoded by the exons ATGGCAAAACTGAAATTGACAACAGAATTGATAGATTGTTATCGACAAGAAGAAGTGTTATGGAATATTCAGATGCCAGAATACAAGGACAAAGATAAACGAAAAGCAGCGTTGAACAAGATTGCTCTCAAGTTTGGAGTAACTG CAACTGACATACAgacaaaaataaacagttttaggACGTACTACAGTAGAGAAAAGGCAAAAGTTAAGGCGAGTGAACAGGGTACAGATGGTGTCTATGTATCTAAGTGGATGTATTTTGAACAACTTGATACATTTCTTGCTGCCACACATTTTGCTAGCCAGCTATCCGTTTCAAATTTG GAACCTAATGTGTCAATTTACATCACTGATGAATATGCAGATTATTTTGATTATGAAGATGTTGGTGATGATTGTGATGCTCTTCAAACTAGCAAGGATTCTACAGGAACAAGAAAATACCCTGCGGCTAAGCATCTAACacctaaaaacaataaaaagttAAAGACAATTAATGAGAGAACCCCACATGACGATTTCATGTTAGCTGCAACAGAAGCTTTGCGTACAGCTACTACATCATCATCGAATAAGAATGAAACAGGAGCCGATGATGAAGATCTGCAACAGGGTAAACTATTTGCAATGTGGTTGAAAAAGATAAAAACTCCTAGGCTTAAGCGCAAAGCGATTCAGCAAATGCAGGAGGTGATATTTAGAATACTTGATGAGGACGAAGAGCAACAAAGCAATTCTCAGTTTAACTATTCCCCTCATATTTATAATCATCCACCACCAAAAACAAATCAGCCACCACCACCAATAAATCAGCCACCACCACCAATAAATCAGCCACCACCACCAATAAATCAGCCACTACCAATAATCAGCCACCACCAAATCAACCACCACCAATAA
- the LOC140051320 gene encoding putative transmembrane protein 244 isoform X2, with protein sequence MLDSIDVVINIVFCQLSFYGLFYMVASLMHGIFVLDDFDGKIPFHVDSFQSMFSNATTTWNQPIFLADLLSLECTCLISPLAFIVFLYERIWDFAVTTILLHVLIVCIVNLSIPTVWEWWVSILIGLVSMIFIGEALNACFHRKSSNKEQNKEK encoded by the exons ATGTTAGATAGCATA gATGTAGTTataaacattgtgttttgtCAGCTGTCATTTTATGGTTTATTCTACATGGTTGCAAGTCTAATGCATGGCATATTTGT TTTAGATGATTTTGATGGTAAAATACCGTTTCATGTCGACAGTTTCCAAAGTATGTTTAGTAATGCAACAACAACCTGGAACCAACCAATATTTCTag CTGATTTATTGTCTTTAGAGTGTACGTGTTTGATCAGTCCATTGGCTTTCATCGTTTTCCTCTATGAAAGGATTTGGGATTTTGCAGTTACAACTATTCTTCTACATGTTCTTATAGTTTGTATTG TTAATTTATCTATCCCTACGGTATGGGAATGGTGGGTGAGTATATTAATAGGCCTTGTCAGCATGATATTTATTGGAGAAGCTTTAAATGCCTGTTTTCATCGGAAAAGTTCTAACAAAGAACAAAACAAAGAAAAGTGA
- the LOC140051320 gene encoding uncharacterized protein isoform X3 → MRMRKYVGLASDIITGQCSTVDVVINIVFCQLSFYGLFYMVASLMHGIFVLDDFDGKIPFHVDSFQSMFSNATTTWNQPIFLADLLSLECTCLISPLAFIVFLYERIWDFAVTTILLHVLIVCIVLS, encoded by the exons ATGAGAATGCGTAAATATGTAGGACTAGCTAGCGACATTATTACAGGACAGTGCAGTACAGTA gATGTAGTTataaacattgtgttttgtCAGCTGTCATTTTATGGTTTATTCTACATGGTTGCAAGTCTAATGCATGGCATATTTGT TTTAGATGATTTTGATGGTAAAATACCGTTTCATGTCGACAGTTTCCAAAGTATGTTTAGTAATGCAACAACAACCTGGAACCAACCAATATTTCTag CTGATTTATTGTCTTTAGAGTGTACGTGTTTGATCAGTCCATTGGCTTTCATCGTTTTCCTCTATGAAAGGATTTGGGATTTTGCAGTTACAACTATTCTTCTACATGTTCTTATAGTTTGTATTG tattgagctga
- the LOC140051320 gene encoding putative transmembrane protein 244 isoform X1 has translation MRMRKYVGLASDIITGQCSTVDVVINIVFCQLSFYGLFYMVASLMHGIFVLDDFDGKIPFHVDSFQSMFSNATTTWNQPIFLADLLSLECTCLISPLAFIVFLYERIWDFAVTTILLHVLIVCIVNLSIPTVWEWWVSILIGLVSMIFIGEALNACFHRKSSNKEQNKEK, from the exons ATGAGAATGCGTAAATATGTAGGACTAGCTAGCGACATTATTACAGGACAGTGCAGTACAGTA gATGTAGTTataaacattgtgttttgtCAGCTGTCATTTTATGGTTTATTCTACATGGTTGCAAGTCTAATGCATGGCATATTTGT TTTAGATGATTTTGATGGTAAAATACCGTTTCATGTCGACAGTTTCCAAAGTATGTTTAGTAATGCAACAACAACCTGGAACCAACCAATATTTCTag CTGATTTATTGTCTTTAGAGTGTACGTGTTTGATCAGTCCATTGGCTTTCATCGTTTTCCTCTATGAAAGGATTTGGGATTTTGCAGTTACAACTATTCTTCTACATGTTCTTATAGTTTGTATTG TTAATTTATCTATCCCTACGGTATGGGAATGGTGGGTGAGTATATTAATAGGCCTTGTCAGCATGATATTTATTGGAGAAGCTTTAAATGCCTGTTTTCATCGGAAAAGTTCTAACAAAGAACAAAACAAAGAAAAGTGA
- the LOC140052512 gene encoding aggrecan core protein-like, whose amino-acid sequence MNTNVQDKASTADFQQDLSYEYIEKVLDDSLNHHDVFSILTISTYEVASSTCTNNLGSLASYEQLYNAYQPRMDNCFEGWLISGEIAFIEISGDKCTLNSPDQRSNVFPDKTYESGYYCYRGYNQLLGLFDYIPKTQRIIRLTGLNSDKLNGSEAEARCSDGGTGGRLATPFEVFNASYSLGVDLCTDGWFLRGLAGNPCSGNTPSTFWLYPTGNFIWLQDPSTEWFAMCYIPLPNHSITYQDPFPSHRVMYVRGIERYQLTYQDAKDRCSGYTDGALATSEQVEASQLAGYDCCNYGWVDQGTRVMYPVTHYIAHECDINNARSAGANSKYDGFCYIAAPTRK is encoded by the exons ATGAATACAAATGTACAAGACAAAGCATCTACAGCAGATTTTCAACAAGATCTTTCATATGAATATATAGAgaag GTATTGGATGACAGCTTGAATCACC ATGatgttttttctattttaactATTTCTACTTACGAAGTAGCATCCAGTACGTGTACCAATAACTTAGGTTCGCTTGCATCGTATGAACAACTTTACAACGCGTATCAACCACGTATGGACAACTGTTTCGAAGGATGGCTGATTAGTGGTGAGATAGCCTTCATCGAAATCAGCGGAGACAAATGCACATTGAATTCACCAGATCAACGAAGTAATGTTTTCCCAGACAAAACATATGAAAGTGGCTATTATTGTTACAGAGGATATAATCAACTATTAGGTTTATTTGATTATATTCCGAAAACCCAACGAATTATAAGGCTAACCGGTTTAAATTCAGATAAACTGAACGGCAGTGAAGCTGAGGCAAGATGCAGTGACGGTGGTACTGGTGGTCGGCTGGCGACTCCTTTTGAGGTTTTTAACGCATCATACTCACTAGGTGTTGATCTTTGTACAGATGGCTGGTTCTTGAGAGGATTGGCGGGAAATCCTTGCTCGGGGAATACTCCATCGACATTTTGGCTTTATCCAACTGGTAACTTCATTTGGTTACAAGATCCATCAACAGAATGGTTTGCAATGTGTTATATTCCTTTACCAAACCATAGTATCACGTATCAAGATCCATTTCCCTCTCATCGTGTGATGTACGTACGCGGAATTGAAAGATACCAGCTTACGTACCAGGATGCTAAGGATAGATGCTCTGGTTACACTGATGGAGCACTGGCAACAAGTGAACAAGTAGAGGCGTCACAATTAGCTGGTTATGATTGCTGTAACTATGGCTGGGTTGATCAAGGAACAAGGGTCATGTATCCTGTAACGCATTATATAGCACATGAGTGCGATATTAATAATGCGCGGTCAGCGGGTGCTAATTCTAAATACGACGGGTTTTGTTACATTGCTGCCCCTACCCGGAAATAA
- the LOC140052200 gene encoding CD63 antigen-like, producing MVNCSRILLIFVNLIILIIGICAIGMSWYVLSHSTNLPAELQFLQGAKIVTFAGLVLGAFLFVIGLTGGFGAAVQNVTLLKTYIFILSLVVTLQLAVGIYIAVMNEEKVLLEVWKKMDEVSIDVVQSQMNCCGFNSTSEYSPGSVPDSCIDPDSEQLYDVSCYTRLWDLINDNLLTSSIAVSVVFLIEVFAILFAGRNVKHIKNRISYTKGIKTAWEL from the exons ATGGTTAATTGTAGTCGTATACTGCTAATATTCGTTAATCTTATCATTCTG atAATTGGGATATGTGCAATTGGCATGTCTTGGTATGTTTTATCTCACTCGACTAATTTACCAGCTGAGTTACAGTTTCTACAAGGAGCAAAG ATTGTTACATTTGCTGGCTTAGTATTAGGAgcatttttgtttgtaattg GCCTTACTGGTGGATTTGGAGCTGCTGTACAGAATGTTACTCTGTTAAAAACA TACATATTCATACTCTCACTTGTAGTGACATTGCAGTTGGCAGTAGGGATCTATATCGCCGTGATGAACGAAGAG AAAGTTCTTCTGGAAGTCTGGAAGAAAATGGATGAAGTCAGTATAGATGTGGTTCAATCACAG ATGAACTGCTGCGGATTCAATAGTACATCAGAATATTCACCAGGATCTGTTCCAGACTCCTGCATCGACCCGGATTCTGAACAACTGTATGAC gTATCGTGTTACACACGACTTTGGGACCTCATTAATGATAATCTACTAACCTCTAGCATAGCAGTATCGGTTGTGTTTCTTATTgag GTTTTTGCGATTTTGTTTGCGGGAAGAAATGTAAAACATATCAAAAATCGAATATCTTATACCAAAG GTATAAAAACTGCTTGGGAGTTGTAA
- the LOC140051837 gene encoding adenosine 5'-monophosphoramidase HINT3-like, giving the protein MDEERVNTLEKDEEDDDFDKYAPENRSSTTAGSSLTHPGSVVFDEDHTPVTRGGAYEILVKKSCVFCKIAHEDEGRFFAKPVFQNTEVTVFSDISPAAKVHLLVIPNTHIASVRDLKKEHIPLLEYMFAAGAGGLEILSGSINEARVGFHCPPFTSMSHLHMHILYPETSIRWWNKLFFKPDSYWFTLYDTMLMSLNEMDGPPVKCVSFPSTTTDTNEDPTNTDPKPETSTPQVKVENENIVEESK; this is encoded by the exons ATGGATGAAGAAAGGGTTAATACGTTAGAGAAAGATGAAGAAGACGATGATTTCGATAAATATGCACCAGAGAATCGATCTTCTACTACAGCAGGCAGTAGCCTCACTCACCCCGGATCTGTGGTGTTTGACGAGGACCACACGCCAGTAACCCGTGGAGGTGCTTACGAAATTTTGGTTAAGAAAAGTTGTGTGTTTTGTAAAATTGCTCATGAAGACGAAGGGAGATTTTTTGCTAAGCCTGTTTTTCAA AATACAGAAGTGACCGTGTTTTCTGACATAAGTCCTGCAGCCAAAGTTCATCTTTTAGTAATACCAAACACTCATATTGCCAGTGTACGAGATTTGAAGAAAGAACATATTCCATTAT taGAGTACATGTTTGCTGCAGGGGCAGGTGGGCTGGAGATTTTAAGTGGCAGTATCAATGAAGCAAG AGTTGGTTTCCATTGCCCACCATTTACAAGTATGAGCCACCTGCATATGCATATTTTGTATCCAGAAACAAGCATCAGATGGTGGAACAAACTCTTCTTTAAGCCTGATTCGTATTGGTTCACTCTG TATGATACTATGCTGATGTCACTAAATGAAATGGATGGTCCACCTGTAAAATGTGTTTCATTTCCGTCAACGACAACAGACACTAATGAGGACCCAACTAATACAGATCCAAAGCCTGAGACAAGTACTCCACAGGTCAAAGTTGAAAACGAAAACATAGTGGAGGAgagtaaataa